A stretch of the Marmota flaviventris isolate mMarFla1 chromosome 12, mMarFla1.hap1, whole genome shotgun sequence genome encodes the following:
- the Gdi2 gene encoding rab GDP dissociation inhibitor beta has product MNEEYDVIVLGTGLTECILSGIMSVNGKKVLHMDRNPYYGGESASITPLEDLYKRFKLPGPPPTSMGRGRDWNVDLIPKFLMANGQLVKMLLYTEVTRYLDFKVTEGSFVYKGGKIYKVPSTEAEALASSLMGLFEKRRFRKFLVYVANFDEKDPRTFEGIDPKKTTMRDVYKRFDLGQDVIDFTGHALALYRTDDYLDQPCCETINRIKLYSESLARYGKSPYLYPLYGLGELPQGFARLSAIYGGTYMLNKPIEEIIVHNGKVVGVKSEGEIARCKQLICDPSYVKDRVEKVGQVIRVICILSHPIKNTNDANSCQIIIPQNQVNRKSDIYVCMISSAHNVAAQGKYIAIVSTTVETKEPEKEIRPALELLEPIEQKFVSISDLLVPKDLGRESQIFISRTYDATTHFETTCDDIKDIYKRMTGSEFDFEEMKRKKNDIYGED; this is encoded by the exons ATGAATGAGGAGTACGACGTGATCGTGCTGGGCACCGGCCTGACG GAATGTATTCTGTCTGGTATAATGTCAGTGAATGGAAAGAAGGTTCTTCATATGGATCGAAACCCATATTATGGAGGAGAGAGTGCATCTATAACACCACTGGAAGAT ttaTACAAAAGATTTAAATTACCAGGACCACCACCAACATCaatggggagaggaagagactggaATGTTGACTTAATTCCCAAGTTTCTTATGGCTAATG GTCAGCTGGTTAAGATGCTACTTTACACAGAGGTCACTCGCTATCTAGATTTCAAAGTGACTGAAGGGAGCTTTGTTTATAAGGGAGGAAAAATCTACAAGGTTCCTTCCACTGAAGCAGAAGCCCTGGCATCTA gtTTAATGGGACTATTTGAAAAACGTCGCTTCAGAAAATTCCTAGTGTATGTTGCCAACTTTGATGAAAAAGATCCTAGAACTTTTGAGGGTATCGATCCTAAGAAAACCACAATGAGAGATGTGTATAAGAGATTTGATTTGGGCCAAGATGTTATAGATTTTACCGGTCATGCTCTTGCACTTTACAGAACTGATga cTATTTAGATCAACCATGTTGTGAAACCATTAATAGAATTAAACTTTACAGTGAGTCTTTGGCAAGATATGGCAAAAGCCCATACCTTTATCCACTTTATGGCCTTGGAGAATTGCCACAAGGATTTGCAAG gCTGAGTGCTATTTATGGAGGTACTTACATGTTGAATAAACCAATTGAAGAAATCATTGTGCACAATGGAAAAGTGGTTGGCGTAAAGTCCGAAGGAGAG ATTGCTCGCTGTAAGCAGCTCATCTGTGACCCCAGCTATGTAAAAGATCGGGTAGAAAAAGTGGGCCAGGTCATCAGAGTTATATGTATCCTCAGCCACCCCATCAAGAACACCAACGATGCCAACTCCTGTCAGATCATTATTCCACAGAACCAAGTCAATCGAAAGTCTG ATATCTATGTTTGCATGATCTCCTCTGCACACAATGTGGCAGCGCAAGGAAAGTACATTGCCATTGTTAGTACAACTGTGGAAACCAAGGaacctgaaaaagaaatcagaccAGCTTTGGAGCTCTTGGAACCAATTGAACAAAA ATTTGTCAGCATCAGTGACCTTCTTGTACCAAAAGATTTGGGAAGAGAGAGCCAG aTCTTTATTTCCCGCACATATGATGCCACAACTCACTTTGAGACAACCTGTGATGACATTAAAGACATCTATAAGAGGATGACAGGATCTGAGTTTGATTTTGAAGAAATGAAGCGCAAGAAAAATGACATCTATGGGGAAGACTAA